A DNA window from Hordeum vulgare subsp. vulgare chromosome 1H, MorexV3_pseudomolecules_assembly, whole genome shotgun sequence contains the following coding sequences:
- the LOC123446946 gene encoding uncharacterized protein LOC123446946 isoform X3: MAAPPRRNPNHGSKRKDEEPWLAAGLRPANFLPGLAIGFLLGLLLDLSSSWRPRFSLPPGPSAPAPRGSKRAAAGSSAAPAPGEELKMVLVVRQDLKMGAGKIASQCAHAATGLYADLLASNRVLLRQWEQFGQAKIVLTCKNQQEMNRIKETAEYRGIPTFIVADAGRTQVVAGSKTVLAVGPGRKADIDSVTGKLRLLFSLRDTNLVLREFEKCGVILRHHSGPREGNWIHILYQHSYDARKALQKNGIQLCSGVIIGVKHIDPMHQQQLDDRFTGINQGGFMVSLPSKSLVLKSSTGASNQLGALPRPYDPKSSTNVIREGGRRTTGSVAAPAKSIVTNVMDLIFGI; encoded by the exons ATGGCTGCTCCGCCGCGGCGAAACCCCAACCACGGCAGCAAGAGGAAG GACGAGGAACCGTGGCTGGCGGCGGGCCTCCGCCCGGCCAACTTCCTCCCGGGCCTGGCCATCGGGTtcctcctcggcctcctcctcgacCTGTCCTCCTCCTGGAGGCCGAGGTTCAGCCTCCCGCCGGGCCCGTCTGCCCCGGCGCCACGGGGCTCCAAGCGGGCGGCCGCCGGTTCGTCCGCCGCCCCAGCCCCGGGAGAAGAGCTCAAGATG GTTTTAGTCGTGCGTCAGGATCTTAAGATGGGGGCTGGGAAAATAGCGTCTCAATGTGCCC ATGCGGCAACTGGCTTGTATGCGGATCTGTTGGCAAG CAACCGGGTTCTTTTGAGACAATGGGAGCAGTTTGGACAAGCTAAGATTGTTTTGACCTGCAAAAATCAACAGGAAAT GAACAGGATAAAGGAAACTGCAGAATACCGAGGTATCCCAACTTTTATTGTTGCAGATGCAGGTCGCACACAG GTAGTGGCTGGGTCTAAGACAGTTCTTGCAGTAGGCCCAG GGAGGAAAGCTGACATAGATTCGGTTACTGGGAAATTGCGCTTACT ATTCTCCCTTAGAGATACCAACCTCGTTCTCCGAGAGTTTGAGAAATGTGGTGTTATACTGAGACATCATTCTGGCCCAAGAGAGGGTAATTGGATCCACATATTATACCAG CACTCTTATGATGCAAGGAAAGCCCTTCAAAAGAATGGCATCCAACTATGCAGTGGCGTTATAATTGGAGTGAAGCATATTgatcccatgcaccagcagcagctGGATGACAGGTTCACTGGAATCAATCAAGGAGGCTTCATGGTCTCCCTGCCTTCGAAATCACTTGTCCTGAAGAGTAGCACAGGCGCATCAAACCAACTAGGAGCCTTGCCACGCCCGTATGACCCGAAGTCCTCGACAAACGTTATCAGAGAGGGGGGACGTCGCACAACAGGCAGCGTAGCTGCTCCAGCGAAATCCATTGTAACAAATGTGATGGACTTGATATTCGGCATCTAG
- the LOC123446946 gene encoding probable peptidyl-tRNA hydrolase 2 isoform X2, with protein MAAPPRRNPNHGSKRKDEEPWLAAGLRPANFLPGLAIGFLLGLLLDLSSSWRPRFSLPPGPSAPAPRGSKRAAAGSSAAPAPGEELKMVLVVRQDLKMGAGKIASQCAHAATGLYADLLASNRVLLRQWEQFGQAKIVLTCKNQQEMNRIKETAEYRGIPTFIVADAGRTQVVAGSKTVLAVGPGRKADIDSVTGKLRLL; from the exons ATGGCTGCTCCGCCGCGGCGAAACCCCAACCACGGCAGCAAGAGGAAG GACGAGGAACCGTGGCTGGCGGCGGGCCTCCGCCCGGCCAACTTCCTCCCGGGCCTGGCCATCGGGTtcctcctcggcctcctcctcgacCTGTCCTCCTCCTGGAGGCCGAGGTTCAGCCTCCCGCCGGGCCCGTCTGCCCCGGCGCCACGGGGCTCCAAGCGGGCGGCCGCCGGTTCGTCCGCCGCCCCAGCCCCGGGAGAAGAGCTCAAGATG GTTTTAGTCGTGCGTCAGGATCTTAAGATGGGGGCTGGGAAAATAGCGTCTCAATGTGCCC ATGCGGCAACTGGCTTGTATGCGGATCTGTTGGCAAG CAACCGGGTTCTTTTGAGACAATGGGAGCAGTTTGGACAAGCTAAGATTGTTTTGACCTGCAAAAATCAACAGGAAAT GAACAGGATAAAGGAAACTGCAGAATACCGAGGTATCCCAACTTTTATTGTTGCAGATGCAGGTCGCACACAG GTAGTGGCTGGGTCTAAGACAGTTCTTGCAGTAGGCCCAG GGAGGAAAGCTGACATAGATTCGGTTACTGGGAAATTGCGCTTACTGTAA
- the LOC123446946 gene encoding nuclear pore complex protein NUP35 isoform X1: MAASPSSSRSPAASRRGGRAARQSPFFRDLASPIPSHRGGSRFASAAAAAPSPATLPPPPLFTLDDRFAAADFSPDPTASDLLPVASSPSPRAGSGSRSPSWDRSRGKASAHGSPMDGVVEPPRKELLALPPPSSPCTPPPTATAAAAEAPSPVTPATETARTEPATEGKVDGEEWVTVFGFSLRDTNLVLREFEKCGVILRHHSGPREGNWIHILYQHSYDARKALQKNGIQLCSGVIIGVKHIDPMHQQQLDDRFTGINQGGFMVSLPSKSLVLKSSTGASNQLGALPRPYDPKSSTNVIREGGRRTTGSVAAPAKSIVTNVMDLIFGI, translated from the exons ATggccgcctccccctcctcctcccgctcCCCCGCCGCCTCGCGCCGGGGCGGCCGCGCGGCGCGCCAGTCGCCATTCTTCCGCGACCTCGCCTCCCCCATCCCGTCCCACCGCGGCGGGTCACGATTCGCCTCGGCCgcggccgccgccccgtcccccgccacgctgccgccgccgcccctcttcaCGCTCGACGACCGATTCGCCGCCGCCGACTTCTCCCCCGACCCCACCGCCTCCGACCTACTCCCcgtcgcctcctccccctccccccgtGCCGGCTCCGGCAGCCGCTCGCCCTCATGGGACCGCTCCCGAGGCAAGGCCTCCGCCCACGGATCCCCCATGGACGGGGTCGTCGAGCCGCCTCGCAAGGAGCTGCTCGCGCTGCCCCCGCCGTCGAGTCCCTGTACTCCTCCTCCGACGGCCACGGCCGCGGCCGCCGAGGCGCCGTCGCCCGTGACTCCGGCGACGGAGACGGCTAGGACGGAGCCGGCGACCGAAGGGAAGGTGGATGGCGAGGAGTGGGTCACTGTATTCGG ATTCTCCCTTAGAGATACCAACCTCGTTCTCCGAGAGTTTGAGAAATGTGGTGTTATACTGAGACATCATTCTGGCCCAAGAGAGGGTAATTGGATCCACATATTATACCAG CACTCTTATGATGCAAGGAAAGCCCTTCAAAAGAATGGCATCCAACTATGCAGTGGCGTTATAATTGGAGTGAAGCATATTgatcccatgcaccagcagcagctGGATGACAGGTTCACTGGAATCAATCAAGGAGGCTTCATGGTCTCCCTGCCTTCGAAATCACTTGTCCTGAAGAGTAGCACAGGCGCATCAAACCAACTAGGAGCCTTGCCACGCCCGTATGACCCGAAGTCCTCGACAAACGTTATCAGAGAGGGGGGACGTCGCACAACAGGCAGCGTAGCTGCTCCAGCGAAATCCATTGTAACAAATGTGATGGACTTGATATTCGGCATCTAG